One region of Limnospira fusiformis SAG 85.79 genomic DNA includes:
- a CDS encoding 4a-hydroxytetrahydrobiopterin dehydratase: MAELLSATEIQQMATQVPEWSVEGKTIKCLKTFKGFVEAVAFVNQLVEPAEAAGHHPDLEISYNKVTITLTTHDAGGLTKNDFSMAEKISSLS, from the coding sequence ATGGCTGAACTACTGAGTGCAACTGAAATTCAACAAATGGCTACTCAGGTTCCCGAATGGTCTGTTGAGGGTAAAACTATTAAGTGTCTGAAAACCTTTAAGGGGTTTGTGGAAGCGGTGGCTTTTGTTAATCAACTGGTGGAACCCGCAGAGGCGGCAGGTCATCACCCGGATTTGGAAATTTCCTATAATAAGGTGACAATTACCCTGACTACCCATGATGCTGGGGGGTTGACTAAGAATGATTTTTCTATGGCTGAGAAAATTTCTAGTTTGAGTTAG